GGTGCAGGCGGAGCGGCTGCGGCCGCTGCTGGTGGAAGCCGGTCGCCTGCTGGCCAGCCCGGCCGCAAGCCCGGCAGCCGCCGACCAGGCCAGGGAGGCGGCCTCCCTGGCCCTGCGCCTGACCGGTCTCACCCCGGCCGCAGCCGGCATCCTGCAGCAAGCCCCGGAGCCCGGTCCCGCCGGCCGGTCGCCCCAGGAGCTGGTGCGCCTGGTGGCGATCCTGCGGGCCGACTGGCAGCGCCAGTCCTTTCTCGGCACCCTGCCCAGCGAGGCCCTGGCCCGGGCGTCCCTGGTGCGACTCACCGATGGCCTCCTGGGGGAGCTCTCCTTCTGGGAGGGGTTGGCCGGGGTCTATGCCGAGCCCCGGCCCGGGGCAGCGGTGGACAGCGAGCTGGTGCTGGTGGCCGTGGAGGCCTATCAGACCGCCCAGTGGCTGCCCAATCCCTTCCACGATGCCTACCGGGAGCTGCCTGTCGTAGCCGGCCTGCTGGAGCAGGCGGTGATGGTGGGGCGGCTCGACGGACCCAGTCCCACCCTGGTACGGCGGCTGGTGGACGACGCCCTGGCAGTGGAGGCCCAGGGCCTGGCCGGCACCTTCTGCATCGATGCCCGGGACCTGACCGGGGAGCCGGCCGCCGGCAGCTATCCCTGGTACGATGCCCATCTGCGGCGTCTGGCCGAGGTGGTCCAGGACAAGGGCGCCATGCCGGTGCGCCTGGACAGCCGTCCCGAGCTTTTCGGCCCTGGCGACTGCCCGGACGCGGCCCTTTATGTCGGCTGGTACTCCCGGGCCCAGTATGTGGATGCCTTTACCTGGCAGCGGGGGGCGGTGGCCTTCCACGTCGCCTCCTCGGAGGCCAGGACCCTGCGGCAGGCGGGCAGCCAGGTCTGGGCCAAGCGCCTGCTGGAGGAGGGCGTCGCCGCCACCATCGGGCCGGTGGCCGAGCCCTACCTGGAGTCCTTTCCCCTGCCGGATCACTTCTTCCCGCTGCTCATGACCGGCCGGCTGCCCCTCCTGGAGGTCTACTTCCGCAGCCTGCCCCACGTCTCCTGGCGCCAGATCCTGGTGGGCGACCCCCTCTACACGCCCTTCCAGGCCAAGCCGGCCCTGGCCGAGCCGCTGCCGCGTCCCGAGCCACCCGGCACCGGCGCCCAGCGACGCCGCGAGCCCTGACCAGCGGCGCCTCGGGAATCCGGTTGTCAGGCCACGGCCCCTGTGATAAAGGATGGCCACTGAACAGCGAATATCGAATATCGAACAAGGAATGTCCAACCGCAGAAGGGACCGGCAAGAACTGATCTGAAACGTCAGCTACCGGTCCCTTCTCCCTTCGGAATCTGTCCTGGGAGATGCCTGCATGCATCCCGTTCGCCGAGGTCCCGCCCTCTGGCCGTTTCTGGCTCTGGCCGTGCTTTTTGCCCTGGTGGTCTGGCAGCGCGACTGGATTCTCACCCGCCTCAGTGCCCCGGCGGTGCAGCAGGAGCGGAGCCGCTGGGAGGGGCGGGTGGATGGCCTGGAGAGGAAGGTCGCGGCCCTGGAGGCGGCCCTGGCCGGGCCGGGGGGTGCGGGCGCCGAGGCTGACCGGGCGGCGCGGCTGGGTGCGGTCTTCGGTGCCGGCCCGGAGCCGCCGGCCGCGGAGCCGGTCGTGGAGCCGGCCCAGCGCTGCCGGGAGCTGGCGGGCCGCATCCGCAGCCTGTTTGCCTATCTCGATGGCCTGGACTACATCCAGGCGGCGGGTCTGGCCGGGGGCAGCGAGGCCTTCTTCAGTGCCCTGGCGACCAGGGCCCTGGCCGCGCCGCCGCCAGCGGTGCGGGAGACCGACGATCTGGCTGGCCTGCTGGCGAACGCCACCCATTTCTTCCGTCTCCTGGGGGCCAAGGACCTCACCCTGGTACGCACGGTGTTGGACCAGGAGCGGGACCTGGTGGAGCCGGCCCTGGCCCTGTTCTGGGAATGGGTGCTGCTGGGCGAGGCGTGCCAGGACACACAGCTGGCCATCCGGCCCACTGTGGCCCAGCTCTATGAGTATGCCGGCTTCTTTCTGAACACCCTGGGGGGCAACGCCTACCTGGCCCGCCGCAAGCCGGAGCTGCGCCTCCTGGCCCGGTACTACGCGGTCCTGATCCTCGATCAGGCCAACGACCGGACCCTGAACCGCCACGGCATCGATATCCGGCCGGCCATCGACACCCTGTCGGACGAGGTGCCGGCCTCGGCCCTGCTGGCCGGCCGCCTGGAGTATGGCAGCCGGCTGGCCGACCTCCAGGCCAAGTACCAGGCCCTCTACGGCCCCCGTTCCTGAGGCAGGCCTCCAGGGGCCGGTCGTCCGCCGGATCTGGGCCGGGCTCCAGGCGCAGCAGCCAGAACAGGGTGGCGTTGTCCGGCCGGTCGGCCAGATCGGCGGCCAGGGCGGTCAGGCCATGCAGGCGGCAGGCCGCGGCGGAACAGAGCACGGCGGTGTCCGGGGACAGGATCCCCTGGGCCAGGTCCTGGGCCGCCAGGGCGGTGTCCGCCACCGCGATCAGGGGGCGAGCGGGCAGCAGGCGGGCCAGGGTGTCCCGGCACTGGGCCAGGGCCTGCTCGTGGGAGGCGATCTGCCGGATGTCCGCAAGACGACTGGTCCCTGGCCGAACCGCCAGGCAGTGGCGGATCGGCAGCCAGAGGCTGGCCGTCACCTGGAAGGTCAGACCCTGCAGGGCCTGGACGGTCTCCGCCACCGGTCCGGCGCTGCTGTTCCGGCGGGCTACCACCCCCAGCTCGGCCGAGCCGGTGGTCAGGGCGGCCCGCACCCCGGCGGCGCTCACCGCCGGCACCAGCTCCACGATCAGGCCGGCCTGGGCCGCCAGGCGCCGGGCCGCCTCTTCGCTGTATGAGCCGGTTTGGCCCTGATAGGCCAGCCGCCGGCCTCGGTCTCCTTTTGCCATCACTGCCTGGAGGTCTTGATCCTTATGGTCCAACCGGAAGACGGCAAGGTGTTTCCCCAGGGCATGGAGCCCCTGGGCAAGGGCACCTTCCAGTTCGCCTGCCACCCTGGTCTTGCCTGCTTCATGGCCTGCTGCCGCCGGCAGGAGCTCATCCTCTACCCCTACGATGTCCTCCGCCTCAAGAAGGCCCTGGGGCTCTCCTCAGGGGAGCTGCTCGAGCGCCACACCGTGGCCGGCCGGGGCGCCAATCCGTATTTCCCCACCCTGTTCCTGCGCATGGCGGACAACGCCGAGCACACCTGTCCCTTTCTGGGGGAGGGGGGCTGCACGGTCTACGAGGATCGGCCCACCGCCTGCCGCACCTATCCCCTGGAGCGGGCGGTGGACCGCAGCCCCGGCCGGGGCCAGCCCCGGGACCACTACTTCCTGAAGCGGCATCCATACTGCCTGGGCCATGGCGAGGATCGGTCCTGGACCGTCCGGGATTGGCTCCGGGATCAGCGCCTTCTGGACTTCAACACCATGAACGACCTGTGGACCGAGATGGACACCCTGTTTGCCGGCAACCCCTGGCAGGGGGAAGGCGCCTACGGCCCCAGACAGAAGGTGGCCTTCATGGTCTGCTACAACCTGGATCTCTTCCGGATCTACCTGGCGGACCACCAGATCCTCGAATCGATGCGCCTGTCCAGGCGGGAGCGCCAGGAGCTGGCCGGCGACGAGGCCCTGTTGCGCTTCGGCTTCCGCTGGCTGCGCGGCGTGCTGGCGGCTTGATGGGGGGGCGATCATTCGGGGGGCACGTATTCAAAAACTCATGAAATTGTCTGGTGAATATGAAGCCGTTAAGATTCTTGGGGTCCAGCTTGGACGATCTTCGCAACTTCCCGGATGAAGCCCGCCGGGCCGCTGGCTTCGAGCTCCGGGCAGTTCAAAATGGGCTTGATCCAAGTGATTGGAGACCAATGCAGGCCATCGGTCCGGGTGCAAGAGAGATTCGCATTCATGTGTTGGGCGAGTGGCGCGTGATCTATGTCGCGAAACTGCACGGCGCAGTCTACGTCCTTCATTCCTTTAAGAAGAGGACGAGAAGAACCAGCCGTCAAGATATCGAATTGGCCAGCAAGAGATACAAACAGATTGGAGGGTAGCCTATGAATGAGGAGATTCTTGACTCTTCCGGGAACGTATTTGCCGATCTTGGGTTTTCTCCAGACGAAGCCGCTATTCTTCAAATGCGGGCAGACCTTATGTCAGATCTCAGAAAGTTCATCAAGGCCAAGGAGCTGACGCAGGCCCAAGCGGCCGCGATACTTGGCGTGAGTCAGTCCAGGGTTTCCGACCTTGCAGGAGGTAAATGGGAGAGATTCAGTCTGGAAATGCTCATCACTCTTGCAACAAGAGCCGGCATGCGGGTCAGTCTCAAGACAGCGGCATAGGCTGGAGGCAATCCGGAGCTTCCCGGGGGCTTGTCTGCTGAGGCTACCCTTGGGCCATCTCCGGCCGCCGCCCTCCGCCCCGGCGGCCGTTGGTGGGGGCCGGCCGGCAGGCCTCCACCGATTTGCGGCTGTAGCGGATGGCCGGGTAGCCCAGGAGGCGGTTGACCTCCTGGGTGAGGTCCCGGCTGGGGCCTATGGCCAGATCCTCGGGCATGCTGATGTCCACCTCGCCCCGGCCGTCGAAATGGACGGTCATCGCCACCGGGCAGGGGCCGGGGTGGCGGTAGAGGAGGCCCTTCAAGGCAGTGAGCCGGCCGCGATCCACCTGCCGGGGGTCAAGGACGATGCGGGCCCCCTCGGTGTACCTCTTCCGGGCCTCGGCTACCGAGTCCACCGCCTCGGCGATGATCTTCACCGCCTTCTCCTCCCGCTCCTCCCGGTCGTCCCTCTTGGCAATCCCCAGGACGACGATGGGCTCCTCGGTGGTCAGAAGGTGGGCTGAGCGGGCGAACACCTCGGGGAAGACCACCACCTCGATGCTGCCGGACAGGTCCTCCAGGGTGACAAACCCCATCCGGTCGCCCTTCTTGGACTTGTGCTCCTTGAGGGTGCGCACCAGGCCGCCCACCCGCACCAGCCCGTTCTCCGGCCATTCCGCAAGCCCCAGGCAGTCGGCATCGGTGACCGCCTTCAGGTCCTCCCGGAAGCTGTCCAGGGGATGGCCGGTGAGATAGAAGCCCACCGTCTCCTTCTCCTGGGCCAGGCGCAGCTTGTCCGGCCATTCCTCCACCGCCGGCAACGGGATGGCCAGGACGTCGGCGGTGGTGGTCTCGGGCAGGGCGGCGAACAGGGACAGCTGGCCGCTCTGCCGGTCCCGCTGCGCCGCCTGGGCCTGCTCCAGGGCCTGGTCCAGGATGGCCAGGTACTGGGGCCTTCTTCCCCCCAGGGAGTCGAAGGCGCCGGCCTTGATCAGGCTTTCGATCACCCGCCGGTTGACCCGCCGGGAGTCCACCCGGGCGCAGAATTCCTCCAGGGAGGCGAAGGGGCCGTCCTGGCTTCTGGCCTCCGTGATGGACTCCAGGGCGCTGCCCCCGACGTTCTTCACCGCCGCCAGGCCGAAGCGGATCCTCCCCCCCACCACGGTGAAGTCCTGATCGCTTTCGTTGATGTCCGGCGGCAGGACTTCGATGCCATGGTCCTTGCACTCGTTGATGTACAGGACCACCTTGTCCGTGTTGTTCATGTCGCAGGACAGGAGGGCGGCCATGAACTGGGCCGGGTAATGGGCCTTGAGATAGGCGGTCTGGTACGCCACCAGGGCGTAGGCGGCGGAGTGGGACTTGTTGAAGCCGTAGCCGGCGAATTTCTCCACCAGGTCGAAGACATGCTCCGCCTTGTCCCGGGGGACCCGGTTGGCCTCGGCCCCGGCCAAAAAGCGGCCCTTCTCCGCCTTCATCACCTCCGGATCCTTCTTGCCCATGGCCCGG
This region of Thermodesulfobacteriota bacterium genomic DNA includes:
- a CDS encoding TIGR03790 family protein, with the translated sequence MRRRPAAMAARPAGLAAGLLVLLAVPLSALALSAADLAVVYNRRHPASEGLARYYAEKREVPLANLCPVEVSPEEEISRQDYEDALVPPVRAAVAALRAAGRRPAVLLVHGVPLRIRDQTAADTSRSLLAEQRRQVAGLFAGLGSRLSVLLAASGHGSPPWQPEPEAAAPVQAERLRPLLVEAGRLLASPAASPAAADQAREAASLALRLTGLTPAAAGILQQAPEPGPAGRSPQELVRLVAILRADWQRQSFLGTLPSEALARASLVRLTDGLLGELSFWEGLAGVYAEPRPGAAVDSELVLVAVEAYQTAQWLPNPFHDAYRELPVVAGLLEQAVMVGRLDGPSPTLVRRLVDDALAVEAQGLAGTFCIDARDLTGEPAAGSYPWYDAHLRRLAEVVQDKGAMPVRLDSRPELFGPGDCPDAALYVGWYSRAQYVDAFTWQRGAVAFHVASSEARTLRQAGSQVWAKRLLEEGVAATIGPVAEPYLESFPLPDHFFPLLMTGRLPLLEVYFRSLPHVSWRQILVGDPLYTPFQAKPALAEPLPRPEPPGTGAQRRREP
- a CDS encoding YkgJ family cysteine cluster protein, with product MVQPEDGKVFPQGMEPLGKGTFQFACHPGLACFMACCRRQELILYPYDVLRLKKALGLSSGELLERHTVAGRGANPYFPTLFLRMADNAEHTCPFLGEGGCTVYEDRPTACRTYPLERAVDRSPGRGQPRDHYFLKRHPYCLGHGEDRSWTVRDWLRDQRLLDFNTMNDLWTEMDTLFAGNPWQGEGAYGPRQKVAFMVCYNLDLFRIYLADHQILESMRLSRRERQELAGDEALLRFGFRWLRGVLAA
- a CDS encoding type II toxin-antitoxin system RelE/ParE family toxin, whose translation is MKPLRFLGSSLDDLRNFPDEARRAAGFELRAVQNGLDPSDWRPMQAIGPGAREIRIHVLGEWRVIYVAKLHGAVYVLHSFKKRTRRTSRQDIELASKRYKQIGG
- a CDS encoding helix-turn-helix transcriptional regulator gives rise to the protein MNEEILDSSGNVFADLGFSPDEAAILQMRADLMSDLRKFIKAKELTQAQAAAILGVSQSRVSDLAGGKWERFSLEMLITLATRAGMRVSLKTAA